The Pecten maximus chromosome 14, xPecMax1.1, whole genome shotgun sequence genome includes a region encoding these proteins:
- the LOC117342683 gene encoding jerky protein homolog-like, which yields MASQLLVKKKRIQYSPENMALAIEAVRNGMAKNRASKVYSVPKTTLLDKLANRVPEEPTKPGPKPVLTKAEEITLVNYTNLMAEIGYPITRKKLSFEVKRLMDLDGRKTPFKDNLPGYDWYTSFMKRHPDLSERIPQALGHERAAISVPMVEARYDGLFTFLEKEVPNSELLIQNPRRIFNADESGFPLCMKCGKVLTQTGAKHVHQVVANTKQQITVMACFNALGDYVPPLIVYPGQRFRDTGIQAFPEAIYAHSENGWMYKELFLSFFEVFNTFVEKQNIEKPVILFVDDHSTHMTAEAARFCADNKIILYCLLPNATHVMQACDVGFFSPMKSAWRGNVKRWQMEH from the coding sequence ATGGCGTCTCAACTCCTTGTGAAAAAGAAAAGGATACAATACTCCCCTGAAAACATGGCATTAGCCATTGAAGCAGTGAGAAACGGTATGGCAAAAAACAGGGCTTCAAAAGTGTATTCGGTTCCTAAAACAACTCTACTGGATAAGCTGGCAAATAGAGTACCAGAGGAACCAACAAAACCTGGTCCGAAACCAGTCTTAACGAAGGCTGAAGAGATAACTCTTGTCAACTACACTAATCTCATGGCAGAAATCGGGTACCCGATTACGAGAAAGAAACTTTCCTTTGAAGTCAAACGACTTATGGATTTGGATGGGAGAAAGACGCCATTCAAAGACAATTTGCCAGGCTATGACTGGTATACATCGTTTATGAAGCGTCACCCAGATCTTTCAGAAAGAATTCCACAGGCACTTGGACATGAGCGCGCCGCGATTTCAGTGCCAATGGTAGAAGCGAGGTATGATGGCCTTTTTACCTTTCTCGAAAAGGAAGTTCCCAATTCGGAACTACTCATTCAAAACCCCAGACGGATATTTAACGCAGACGAATCCGGCTTTCCTCTGTGCATGAAGTGTGGTAAAGTTTTAACACAAACCGGCGCAAAGCATGTTCATCAAGTTGTGGCGAACACTAAACAGCAGATTACCGTGATGGCATGTTTCAATGCCCTTGGAGACTATGTCCCACCTTTAATTGTATATCCAGGACAAAGGTTTAGGGACACTGGTATACAGGCATTTCCTGAAGCTATATATGCACACTCCGAAAATGGCTGGATGTATAAAGAACTTTTTCTCAGTTTTTTTGAGGTTTTCAACACTTTCGTTGAAAAGCAGAACATTGAAAAGCCAGTCATTTTATTTGTCGATGACCACAGTACACATATGACGGCTGAGGCTGCACGCTTTTGTGCTGACAATAAAATTATCCTGTATTGCCTTCTTCCAAATGCCACACATGTAATGCAAGCATGTGACGTCGGATTTTTCTCACCAATGAAATCCGCATGGAGGGGAAACGTAAAACGATGGCAGATGGAACATTAA
- the LOC117342688 gene encoding uncharacterized protein LOC117342688: MVEGTVDWDEPLSEKQRDHWETWENSLSHLETLSIPRRTPISKNDLTNKVHIYADASERAIAAVAYLQTVNANGKTCTTFLLGKSKVVPKHGHSIPRLELCAALLAVEIGETISDQLSLPPEQMTFYSDSKVVLGYLNNRTRRFYVYVANRVSRILKFSKPEQWFYVESENNPADHGTRFVHASQLKDSMWISGPSQLCLRSQLKEESFSLLEPSQDENVRPDIVSVKTKCHVHPPL, from the coding sequence ATGGTTGAGGGCACCGTTGACTGGGATGAGCCTCTATCAGAGAAACAACGCGACCATTGGGAAACTTGGGAGAATTCTCTGTCGCATCTTGAGACCTTGTCGATTCCACGTAGAACTCCTATTTCTAAAAACGACTTGACAAATAAAGTCCATATATATGCTGATGCTTCAGAACGTGCTATTGCTGCAGTTGCCTATCTACAGACTGTGAATGCCAATGGAAAGACTTGTACTACCTTTTTACTAGGAAAATCCAAGGTGGTACCTAAACACGGCCATTCAATACCACGTTTGGAGTTGTGTGCAGCTCTGCTTGCTGTCGAAATAGGAGAGACCATTTCTGATCAGTTGTCATTACCACCTGAACAAATGACATTTTACTCGGACAGTAAGGTCGTCTTAGGATATTTGAACAACCGCACAAGACGGTTTTATGTCTACGTCGCGAACAGAGTGAGTAGGATACTCAAATTTTCGAAACCAGAACAGTGGTTTTATGTGGAATCAGAGAACAACCCTGCAGACCATGGCACGCGGTTTGTACATGCCTCACAGTTGAAGGATAGCATGTGGATATCCGGACCATCTCAACTTTGTCTACGCTCTCAGCTGAAGGAAGAATCCTTTTCCCTGTTGGAACCTTCACAAGACGAAAATGTTCGTCCAGATATTGTTTCTGTAAAGACTAAGTGTCATGTACACCCTCCCCTGTGA
- the LOC117342685 gene encoding uncharacterized protein LOC117342685, with amino-acid sequence MLAAECFKNLRRNSRNSDGCKEPQELLHSAKMFIIKEIQKQLYSCEINALKQGKPLPKNSSLLTLCPILDEKGLLRVGGRLGKSSLEEGIQHPILIPGKHHIATVITRHYHETVSHQGRHFTEGAVRAAGFWVTRGKRLISLLIHRCVKCRRLRSRPCIQKMADLPIDRVTPTPPFSFVGVDVFGPWEVTTRRTRGGVASNKRWAVLFTCMFTRAVHIEVLEEMSSSCFINAVRRLYAIRGKVKQFRSDRSTDFIGATSDLGTTVIESKDVKDFLSTHGATWVFNPPHASHFGGIWERMIGVSRRILDAMLLENKGKDLTHEVLTTLLAAVTAIINARPLVPVSSDPEQPFILSLSSLLTQKTQDQAESFQHLSLKDMYHSQWRHVQVLAERFWCRWRKEYLSMLQPRRKWQEKKRNVKVGDVVLLKDSQAVRNDWPLGVVRRVIPSSDGCTSSQALRVSW; translated from the coding sequence ATGCTTGCGGCAGAATGTTTTAAGAACCTTCGAAGAAACAGCAGAAATTCTGATGGGTGCAAAGAGCCTCAGGAGCTGTTACATTCTGCTAAGATGTTCATAATAAAAGAGATCCAGAAACAACTTTATAGCTGTGAGATCAACGCTCTGAAACAAGGAAAACCTTTGCCTAAAAACAGTTCTCTGCTGACATTGTGCCCCATTCTTGATGAAAAGGGACTTTTGCGGGTTGGTGGGAGACTTGGTAAGTCCAGCCTGGAAGAGGGCATTCAACACCCGATTCTCATCCCAGGTAAACATCACATAGCTACTGTCATCACTAGACATTACCATGAAACTGTGTCTCACCAAGGTAGGCACTTCACTGAAGGAGCCGTCCGGGCAGCTGGATTTTGGGTGACCAGAGGTAAACGGTTGATATCTCTTCTCATCCATCGTTGCGTGAAGTGCCGAAGACTTAGAAGTCGCCCCTGTATTCAGAAGATGGCAGATTTGCCCATTGATAGAGTCACACCTACACCCCCATTTTCCTTTGTGGGAGTCGATGTCTTTGGACCTTGGGAGGTCACAACTCGACGTACTCGAGGTGGTGTTGCTTCCAACAAACGCTGGGCAGTCCTGTTCACCTGTATGTTCACCAGAGCCGTTCATATAGAGGTGCTAGAAGAAATGAGCTCTTCCTGCTTTATCAATGCCGTAAGGAGACTGTATGCTATCCGCGGGAAAGTAAAGCAATTCAGGTCAGACCGAAGCACCGACTTCATTGGTGCTACCTCGGATCTTGGAACTACTGTGATAGAGAGTAAGGATGTCAAGGACTTCTTATCAACTCATGGTGCTACCTGGGTGTTCAATCCTCCTCACGCCTCCCATTTCGGCGGGATATGGGAGAGAATGATTGGCGTGTCACGACGAATTCTGGATGCGATGTTGCTGGAGAATAAAGGAAAGGACCTCACCCATGAAGTCCTCACTACTCTCCTAGCTGCGGTTACTGCCATCATAAATGCCCGTCCCTTGGTACCGGTGTCATCTGACCCAGAACAACCATTCATCTTGTCACTATCTAGCCTACTTACCCAGAAAACCCAAGACCAAGCAGAGTCTTTCCAGCATCTGAGTCTCAAGGATATGTACCATTCGCAGTGGCGTCACGTTCAAGTCCTTGCGGAAAGATTCTGGTGTCGTTGGAGAAAGGAGTATTTGTCCATGTTACAACCCAGAAGGAAATGGCAGGAGAAGAAGCGCAATGTCAAAGTCGGTGATGTAGTGCTGTTGAAAGATTCTCAGGCAGTGAGGAACGATTGGCCGTTGGGCGTTGTCAGGCGCGTTATCCCTAGTAGTGATGGATGTACGTCAAGTCAAGCTTTGCGTGTGTCGTGGTAA
- the LOC117342684 gene encoding uncharacterized protein K02A2.6-like, with protein sequence MKKLARSYIWWPGIDMDIESKVQDCQVHGSIPAVAPLHPWNWPEKPWSRLHVDYAGPFLGHMFLIIVDAYSKWLEVYPTKASTSAVTIDKLRECFSTHGLPEMVVSDNGPCFVSEDFAAFMSENGVVHVKTSPHHPSSNGLAKRSVRIFKEGMTKMQNTEGNLNTEIEQISTSISVNSAHYDRSLAFGAPNGTSCQNKILSRQTRGQKSCQEMSN encoded by the coding sequence ATGAAGAAATTGGCACGAAGTTACATCTGGTGGCCTGGGATCGATATGGACATTGAGAGTAAAGTACAGGACTGTCAGGTACACGGTTCGATTCCCGCGGTAGCTCCTCTCCATCCATGGAATTGGCCTGAAAAGCCGTGGTCGAGACTACATGTGGACTATGCTGGTCCATTTCTAGGTCATATGTTTCTCATCATAGTTGATGCCTACAGCAAATGGTTGGAGGTGTACCCTACAAAAGCATCGACGTCAGCAGTGACCATTGACAAATTGAGAGAATGTTTCTCTACGCATGGTTTACCGGAGATGGTGGTGTCTGACAACGGCCCATGCTTTGTCAGCGAAGATTTCGCAGCGTTCATGTCTGAGAATGGAGTCGTACATGTGAAAACGTCGCCCCATCATCCTTCATCTAATGGTCTCGCGAAGAGGTCGGTCAGGATATTCAAAGAAGGCATGACGAAGATGCAAAATACTGAAGGAAACCTTAACACGGAAATTGAGCAGATTTCTACTAGCATATCGGTCAACTCCGCACACTACGACAGGAGTCTCGCCTTCGGAGCTCCTAATGGGACGTCGTGTCAGAACAAAATTTTATCTCGTCAGACCCGTGGTCAGAAATCGTGTCAGGAAATGTCAAACTAG